In Runella sp. SP2, the genomic window GTTGATGGATGCCTTGGTTGGAAGTAAGGCGACGTTCAAGTTTATTGTTACAGGTGGGCAAATCCTCAACACGGCCGCTTTGTTTGAAAATTATGCAACGTATGGCGAAGAGCGGGCGTTGTTGCTTCAAAAAATAGCTGAGGCGAACATTCCTGGGGTACTATTTCTAACGGGTGACCGCCATCACACGGTGTTGCATCGTCTGAATCGCTTTGGTACATATCCATTGTACGATTTTACAGTATCGCCGCTGACGTCGGGGGCGGGAAAACCAGCTGATGCAGAAAAAACAACCGAAACGTATGTGGCAGGAACGAATGTAGAAAACAAGCGCAATTTTGGTATGTTTGAAATCTCAGGGCCAGAAAAGGACCGTGTACTAAAAGTAACAATTTACGATGCTAAAGGAAGCCAACAGTGGCAGCGCGAAATCAAAGCGAGTGAATTGAAATAACCCAAAAAAGACCTTCCAAGGTTTTAAAAATTGGAAGGTCTAAAAAATACAATAAGATGGATTTAAAAGTAGCGCTGATTCAAACCGATTTATATTGGGAAAACGCAACAGCTAACTTAGCTTCATTGGAAGAAAAAATAGCCAACATCACCGAACAAGTGGATGTCATCGTTTTACCCGAAATGTTTACAACGGGTTTTACGATGAATCCTGCGTCGGTAGCCGAGCTCATGAACCTGACTACCACGAAATGGATGCAGCAAATGGCAGCGCAAACTGGCGCAGTAGTGACGGGAAGTTTTGCTGCTAAGGAAGGAACGAACTTTTTAAATCGCCTGCTTTGGGTGGAACCAAATGGTACATACGACTATTATGACAAACGACATTTGTTCCGAATGGCGCAGGAGCATGAGTCGTACGAGGCTGGTAGCAAGCGTATTATCAAAGAATGGAAGGGCTGGAGAATTTGCCCGCTGATTTGTTATGATTTACGTTTTCCCGTTTGGTCACGTAACGTTTCATTGGAATACGACTTGCTGATGTACGTTGCCAACTGGCCCGCCGTTCGTAGCCACGTTTGGAATACCCTACTTCAAGCCAGAGCCATTGAAAACTTGAGTTATGTTGTTGGGGTCAACCGCGTAGGGAATGACGGGAATGGTATTCCACACACAGGCGACTCCGCAGTGGTTGATTTTAAAGGGGAAGTCTTGGAGCGGACATCGGGGCAGGAAAGCATTATTATTTATTCATTACAGAAAGAATTATTGACTGCTTTTCGAACGCGTTTCCCCGCGCATTTGGATGCCGATGGGTTTATCATTCGTATGTAAACATATACCATACCGCTAAATAAGTTTACATTTTTTAGCATAAGTAAAAGAGAGGCATTGTGTATCTTTGGTATCTAAAGTACACAATGTCTCTCTTTTGTGCTTTTGTAGTGCCACTTACACATTCTATAAATCAATTTATTCAATCTCTTCTCATTACTTTTAACAAGAAAAAGTATGGACAATTTTTCTACTTTCCGAGACGCCTACCGGGGCGCCCTTTTAACAATGACTCCCAAAAAGGAGATGGTTTTGTGCTTGTTGTTTTGTCTTCTCTGTAGTATTGCTTTTGGGCAAACACGAACATGGGACGGGTCGGATAGCGATGATTGGAATACTGCTGCAAACTGGAGTGGGAATACTGTTCCTACTTCTTCAAATAATGTGGTAATTCCTGCTGCTCCGTCAAATCAACCTAAAATTAGTGCTACTGCTAATGCGAGAACTGTCGAGGTACAAAGTGGAGCGACTTTAACGATTGCATCTACTGGAACGCTTACGACGAGTAATTATAGGGTGATTGGGCTTATTTCAGCCTCGGTTCATAATTTGGGGACAATTGATAACTCGGGTGTAATAACAATATCACCTGGTTTGGGAGTTGGACTAGGCTTTAGAAATGTTGGAACTTTTAACAATAAGCCAACAACTGGAGAATTAAAAATTGATAACTCGACGGTGAGTGGATTTACAACCGAGAGTGGGAGTACAGTCAATAATGAAGGGAAAATAGCAATAGGAAGCACTGGAAATATTGGTGCTACGGGGATTTTGATTGGTGGAAGTAATACTTTCAATAACAAATCAATGGGAACGATTACCATCGACCGAGCGCTGACAAATAGTATTAGCAATGGCTCTACGCTGACTAATGAAGGTACTATTAAGATAGGTTCAATTAGTCTTGGCGGATTGGTGTCCATCCTTAACACTGCTACATTTAATAATAAGGGAGTCTTAGAAATAGACCGGGCCACGACCAATAGCATCAGTAATACAACAAATACCTTCACAAACGAAGGCACCATAAAACTAGGTGCAAATAACGGTAGTGGTATAACGGCTTTGTCAAACACCGCTACGTTTAATAATAAACCCAACGCTTCTATTTTGATTGACCGCGCGTCCCTTACAAGTATTTCTAACCTTCCTGGTGGTACTTTTACCAATGAAGGAAGCATTACAATCGGTGGAACAAACAGCGGTTCACCAACAGGTATTGTAAATTCATCTACTTTTAATAATACGGCGGGCGAAATAAAAGTGGATAAAACGACCCTTGTTGGCCTTTCAAACTTATTGGGGACGTTTACAAACGCAGCTAAAATTACGATTGGTAGTGCTGATAATGTCGGTGCTACAGGGTTGGCCAATACTGCTACATTTAACAATAACACAGGTGGTGAAATCAGTATCGATCGTGCAACAGGGAATGCCTTAAACAACCTTGCAGGAACCTTTACGAATAATGCTAAAGTTGTCATTGAGGCGTTGGCTAGTGTAGCAGGAACGGGCGTTAACAATGCTTCTGGAGCTACTTTTGACAACAATGGTTGCGGTGCTTTGTTAAAATTAGTATCTAATAGTGTGATTGCCAACGCAGGAACGTTCTCTAATTCAGGGCAAATAATTGAAAATGCGAGTGGAAATAGTGGCATTAGTTCCAATGCTGGAATTGTTCAAAACTTAAACGGTGGAACTTTCACAATTGGGTCAGGAAATCCTGTTTTTGCTACAGCTGCGACCAATCTCACAACCTGTGTGCCTACCAATGGAATCATCGATATTACGGGCTTGCACGCCTCTACAAGTTATACGGTAACTTCAACTAGCGGCCCAACGGTCAATGTAACAGCATCCAGCGATGCTACGGGCAAGCTGTCCTTGACAGGGTTGGGAGCAGGAACCTATGCCCTTACTTTGAGTGGTAGTTGTGTTCCAGAAAATATAACTTTTTCGGCCACATTGACGGCCCCAGCCAATCCAAGTTTATTTACGGTAGCAGGTAGTGGTAGTTTTTGCCCCAACGGACTAGGTTTAGAAGTGACTTTAAGTGGTTCTGAAACAGGGGTAAATTACAAACTCATGGAAGGTGCAAATTTAATTTCTACGGTGGCAGGGACAGGGAATCCGCTTTCATTTGGAAACATCCTTCAAGCGGGCACTTACACCGTAGAGGCAGTAAACGCAACGACGAACTGTTCTTCGACGATGACTGGCTCGGCCGTTTTAGTGGCGTACCCAATCCCAACGGCGACGATTTCGGGAACAACAACCCTCTGTAAAGATGCAACAGCACCTGTTATTACTTTTACAGGTGCCAATGGTTCAGGGAATTATACGTTTAAATACACAATTAATGGTGGTTTGACCCAAGAAGTAACTACGAGTGGAGGAAATACGGCTACGGTGACTGTGCCAACTACCACGGCAGGCGTTTATACCTATACTTTAGTCAGCGTGAGTGACGCAAACTGCGGACAAAATCAGACAGGAGATGCCATAGTGACCATTAATGGCAAGCCTACCATTAGCCTACTGTTGAATACCCAAACATTTATCGAAGGGTCAACAACTGTTCTTTGTGATGCTGACGCAAATCCAGTCAATAATTTGTTATTCTCGGTGGCTACCTCTTGCGTAACGGGCACACTGATGTGGCGTACTCAAGTAGGAAATGGAGTATGGGGTAATTGGAGTGAAACGCCACCAACTACTCAGCCGTCGGATGCCGTTGCTTATCGTTATCAAGCCTCATGCGACGTAGCTTGTTCATCAACTTTTTCAGGAATAATCAATGTCGCAGTACAGTATCGTGCTGCTGTTCCTCAAAATGTGTCGATGGTGGCGGACGGAACAACCATTGCAGCGGGTGAATCAAAAAATGTTTGCGATATTGAAGGAAATACCCTCACTTTTAACGCAACTTGTGGGGCGGGAGAAATTGTTTTATATTCTGTTGATGGAGGTGATTATTCGTCGGTTGTACCTACGCAAATGGCAGATGGCGCAGTACATAATTACCGCGTTCGTTGTCGTAAATCGGACGGGACAATTTCTTGTATTGAGTCAGAATCAGCGGTGATGAGTTTACGTCTGACGCCAGCTTTGGCGGCTCCTACGGTGAGTATTAGCCCAATGAATGGTTGTGGAACATCAACAGCAATGACGGGAGTTACTTCTTGCGGAGCGCTTCAAACAATATGGTATGATGCTACTACCCAGCAGGCCATTAGCTCATTACCTGCACAGACCCCAACGGCTACTACTTCCTACTTTGCGCGTTGTCTATCAGCAACAGGTTGCCTAAGTATGGCAAGTAATACGGTCACTTTTACTTATTTCTCTACAACCAGCGCTCCAGTAGTAACTGTGAGTTCAGATATAGTATGTGCTGGAACGGAAGTGACGGTTTCTTCTAACTGCCCTGCCCCTTCGGTAGCATTTTGGAATACGGGTGTTCAGGAAAGTAGCTTTAAAGTGGCCTTTAATAACGTGGTTAGTCAGTCATATTGGGTAAAATGTATTTTTCCTAATGGTTGTGAAACGACTGCAAGTGCGCCTAAAGAAGTGCTTTGGAAAGCATTTGATATTACTATTATTAACGTTGGACAAAGTCAGTCAGCAACCAAGGAAGATAACAAATTAGCATGGGCGGGCCAGTTTCTTACACCTGATGCGGGACCATCGCTAGACAAAAGTTTGCAAACGAACCCTACGGTTTACTTTACTGAGCGGGTTAATAAAATGGCTCCCCGTTTTTGGACAATTAATGCGGAAGTATGTGCATTGGGGACAAGTGGGTCGTTGACATTTGATATGTCGGTAACACCAGAAACTGGGTTGCTGCGTTCTTTCAATACCCACGAAAACAATGCGCCTTATTTTATGTATGCCAATCGCGGAGGTTGGACAGAATTATATGCTCAAAATCACCCTGCGTATGGTTTTTATGAAGATAATGGAAGCGGAGGCAACAAATATGATGAAGGGCTTCCAAAAGGTTTGTACAAGCTAAGTGTGCGCTATTGGGATGCAAAAGGGGAGGGGAGTATTTATCCTTCAAGACGCCTAGCTGTAGGAAAAGTATTGGCTTACCAAGAATACTGGTTCAGAGTGGTTTCGGAAGAAGGTCCTGGCAAAGGAGCAGCGCGAGAAGGGGTAATAACATCAGATAATGGTACATTGGCCGAAGTGATGCCTAACCCAGTGAAGAATGTCCTACGTGTACAAATCAATGAAAGCAAAGGCCAAACATTTGATCTTCAGTTTACGGATATTTCGGGTCGTTTAGTACAATCAAAAACGATTGTTGCTGAAACAAACCAACACAAAGAAACCTTGGATGTAACAACACAGGGGGCTGGTATGTATTTCTTAAAAGTAGTAGGAGCTACGAAAAGTCAGACATTGAAAGTCTTGAAGATTGATTAAAAATGAAGAACAATAAAAAAAGGAGCTGCCTAGCAGCTCCTTTTTTTATGCCAATTCCTGTAATCGTTCGACGGAATAGGCCGTGGGCTTGTCCGCAAAAAGGACCTTGGTTTTGGCCCAAGTTGTTTTGAATAATTCAGAATCTCGGTACGCATTTAGGGCAGCTTCGTCGTCCCAATAGCTGTATGTAAGGTAAACATTGGGGTGATTTAAGTCGCGTAAAAGTTCTAGCCGATGGCAGCCTTGACGGGCTCTGATTTTTTCTTTCGATTGCTCAAAAACATCTAAAAAATCAGCCACTTTTTCAGGCTGAAACGTCATTCGTACGATTCGGATAAGCATAATGGTTCTATGTTGAGGAAGTTATTTTCCACGATAGGCAGCCTTGCGTTTTTGCAAAAAAGCCATGATTCCTTCCGCTGCGTCGTGCGTACGGCCAAGTTGGTCTTGGTGGGTCGCTTCAAGCTCAAGCATTTGGTCGAGGGTAGAATACATGGCCTGGTTCATCACTTGTTTCATTGCTCCAATGGCTTTTGTGGGAGCGTTTTGGTAATAGGAAACAATGTCGGCAAGTTCTACATCTAGCTCGCTAGCAGGTACAGCTTTGTGAATCAGCCCAATCTGAGCGGCTTCTATGGCAGATACTTTTCGACCAGTACTGGCTATTTCAAAAGCCTTTTGCATTCCGACCAATCGAGGTAAAAAGAAGGTAGAGCCAGCGTCAGGCATGAGGCCGATGTTGACAAAAATTTGACTTAAATAAGCTTCTTCGGTGGCTATGACAAGGTCGCAGGCCAGAGCAAGCGAACAACCAGCCCCCGCCGCTATGCCATTGAGCCGACAAATGACGGGTTTGGGCAATGACCGTATGGCTAAAATAAGCGGATTGTAGTTTTGTCGTAACGAATCACCCAGGCTATTGGCGCCTCCCATTCCTTCTTTCAGGTCAGCACCCGAACAAAATGCTTTATCGCCAGCGCCTGTTATGACCACCACACGTACTGTTTCGTCAGTGGCTGTAGTTTCAATGGCACGCGTTATTTCTTTTAACAAACCTGCACTTAAAGCATTATATACTTGAGGGCGATTGAGCGTAATGCGGGCAACGCCATCGTTTACTTCGTAGGTTAAATACTCAAACATGGTTTTTAGGTTTAGGATGAAGCAGAAAATACGTAAATGTAATAATCTCAGACAAACCACCAAACAGTTGCTAAACTTACCACCAAACCTAGCAAAACGCCCGCGCTAATTTGAGCAGGTGTGTGGGCATTGAGGTGAAGGCGTGCACTCATTAAAAGTCCTCCCAGTACAATTAACCCTAAAAGAGGATAGAGGAGAATGTGTTCT contains:
- a CDS encoding putative quinol monooxygenase — encoded protein: MLIRIVRMTFQPEKVADFLDVFEQSKEKIRARQGCHRLELLRDLNHPNVYLTYSYWDDEAALNAYRDSELFKTTWAKTKVLFADKPTAYSVERLQELA
- a CDS encoding enoyl-CoA hydratase/isomerase family protein — protein: MFEYLTYEVNDGVARITLNRPQVYNALSAGLLKEITRAIETTATDETVRVVVITGAGDKAFCSGADLKEGMGGANSLGDSLRQNYNPLILAIRSLPKPVICRLNGIAAGAGCSLALACDLVIATEEAYLSQIFVNIGLMPDAGSTFFLPRLVGMQKAFEIASTGRKVSAIEAAQIGLIHKAVPASELDVELADIVSYYQNAPTKAIGAMKQVMNQAMYSTLDQMLELEATHQDQLGRTHDAAEGIMAFLQKRKAAYRGK
- a CDS encoding amidohydrolase — protein: MDLKVALIQTDLYWENATANLASLEEKIANITEQVDVIVLPEMFTTGFTMNPASVAELMNLTTTKWMQQMAAQTGAVVTGSFAAKEGTNFLNRLLWVEPNGTYDYYDKRHLFRMAQEHESYEAGSKRIIKEWKGWRICPLICYDLRFPVWSRNVSLEYDLLMYVANWPAVRSHVWNTLLQARAIENLSYVVGVNRVGNDGNGIPHTGDSAVVDFKGEVLERTSGQESIIIYSLQKELLTAFRTRFPAHLDADGFIIRM
- a CDS encoding T9SS type A sorting domain-containing protein, with product MTPKKEMVLCLLFCLLCSIAFGQTRTWDGSDSDDWNTAANWSGNTVPTSSNNVVIPAAPSNQPKISATANARTVEVQSGATLTIASTGTLTTSNYRVIGLISASVHNLGTIDNSGVITISPGLGVGLGFRNVGTFNNKPTTGELKIDNSTVSGFTTESGSTVNNEGKIAIGSTGNIGATGILIGGSNTFNNKSMGTITIDRALTNSISNGSTLTNEGTIKIGSISLGGLVSILNTATFNNKGVLEIDRATTNSISNTTNTFTNEGTIKLGANNGSGITALSNTATFNNKPNASILIDRASLTSISNLPGGTFTNEGSITIGGTNSGSPTGIVNSSTFNNTAGEIKVDKTTLVGLSNLLGTFTNAAKITIGSADNVGATGLANTATFNNNTGGEISIDRATGNALNNLAGTFTNNAKVVIEALASVAGTGVNNASGATFDNNGCGALLKLVSNSVIANAGTFSNSGQIIENASGNSGISSNAGIVQNLNGGTFTIGSGNPVFATAATNLTTCVPTNGIIDITGLHASTSYTVTSTSGPTVNVTASSDATGKLSLTGLGAGTYALTLSGSCVPENITFSATLTAPANPSLFTVAGSGSFCPNGLGLEVTLSGSETGVNYKLMEGANLISTVAGTGNPLSFGNILQAGTYTVEAVNATTNCSSTMTGSAVLVAYPIPTATISGTTTLCKDATAPVITFTGANGSGNYTFKYTINGGLTQEVTTSGGNTATVTVPTTTAGVYTYTLVSVSDANCGQNQTGDAIVTINGKPTISLLLNTQTFIEGSTTVLCDADANPVNNLLFSVATSCVTGTLMWRTQVGNGVWGNWSETPPTTQPSDAVAYRYQASCDVACSSTFSGIINVAVQYRAAVPQNVSMVADGTTIAAGESKNVCDIEGNTLTFNATCGAGEIVLYSVDGGDYSSVVPTQMADGAVHNYRVRCRKSDGTISCIESESAVMSLRLTPALAAPTVSISPMNGCGTSTAMTGVTSCGALQTIWYDATTQQAISSLPAQTPTATTSYFARCLSATGCLSMASNTVTFTYFSTTSAPVVTVSSDIVCAGTEVTVSSNCPAPSVAFWNTGVQESSFKVAFNNVVSQSYWVKCIFPNGCETTASAPKEVLWKAFDITIINVGQSQSATKEDNKLAWAGQFLTPDAGPSLDKSLQTNPTVYFTERVNKMAPRFWTINAEVCALGTSGSLTFDMSVTPETGLLRSFNTHENNAPYFMYANRGGWTELYAQNHPAYGFYEDNGSGGNKYDEGLPKGLYKLSVRYWDAKGEGSIYPSRRLAVGKVLAYQEYWFRVVSEEGPGKGAAREGVITSDNGTLAEVMPNPVKNVLRVQINESKGQTFDLQFTDISGRLVQSKTIVAETNQHKETLDVTTQGAGMYFLKVVGATKSQTLKVLKID